The DNA region ATTAAGACCAATTTTCAGCCCAAAAtcgggttaaaataacccagcgtttTTTAGAGTGTGTCTTGAGTTatttacatgtttgtttgtttgtttgactcTTGTTATTTGAAGATCCAGATTGGGCTTCATACACACTGGGAATATTTGTGTGTCTAAACTGTTCTGGAACTCATCGCAATCTTCCTTCTGTAAGTCGGATCAAGTCTATACGCTTAGACTTCTGGGATGATGAGCTTGTGCTGGTATGTGAACTAAAAACTCAAATGATGAAATATTGGTTGTCACCTGCCTGTTAGATTTTGTAAGGTCACTGTTTCAGTTTTCTGAATCTAGTGGATACATTAGGTCATGAATGTGAAACTTAACACTGTTGTACTTCCTTTCAATGCATTTTTTGGACGAGAAGTTCATGAAGGCCAATGGAAATCGTACTGCCAAAAACTTCTATGAGAAATTTGTCCCAGTCTTTTATTATCAGCCCCAACCGGACGATTGCGAGTGAGTAGTCcaatctcttctgctgactgAAAAGTCAAACAAAAGCATCATTTAAAACTGAAACATATACTTACTAATTTATCGCCAGAATGGAACAGATCTCTGTTTtaggaagtaaaaaaaatatatagctgaTCAAGCAAACATTTTACCGGCAAGAAAGAAAGCTATGTACTATTGTTGGTTACAGTAAGAGGAACTACTGCTTCAACTAAAAAGGGTTTCTGGTTTTGAAGTCCAGTCTTTTGATTCTGTCAATTGCACACTTGATTCTTAATTGTACACTGCATTGCGTATGTTATTAGTTAAATATATGGCCACATTCAGCTAAACTAGTACAATCTGCTTTGTTATTATAAAATAGTAAGTTCGTATATGTATGTTCGGACtgcaatgtgtatatatactgtttatCATTTACACATCAATCATCCCCAGAACGTAGCTCAACAAAATTAACTCTGCACACTGTATAGGGTCCTCAGAGAACAATGGATTCGAGCCAAATACGAAAGAATGGAGTTTACAGAGGAAAAAACAGAAAGACCCTACACAGCAGGTAATCCATTTCAGTTCCcagatcttttctttttttaccttaaaagtTTATTTACCTAATTCTGTTTCATCCCTGCTAATATTAACAATGAATAACATTAATCTTTCAGTGAAATTGTTTGCCCTGCTCTAGGTGTCTATGAGGGCATGCTGTGGAAGAAAGGAAAGGATAACGGACAGTTTCTCGAGAGGAAGTTTGTCCTTTCAGTGCAAGATTTCACCCTCAAATACTACAAGGAGGATGTGAGAACTTTTTTGTTGAGCAATGATGTTTGCACATCgtccagaaaaaaattaataatattttatcaaaGGCATTTGTTGtaaatggcagcacagactgaCTACATGACATTTAAGTCCATCAAAGCTAATAGTATGCATTAATCATCCAATATCTTTCATCGAACACAATTCtagctgtattttaaaatatctgactttgattaaaaataatagaaTCTAATGAAGTGTTAGGTGCACAAGTGAGATATTCATTAAACACTATACCTGTGCTTTTCAGGAATCAAAGGGACCAAAGGCTGTTATTTCTGTGAAGGGCCTGAATGCAACCTTCCAGTCTGAGAAGATAGGACACGCTCACGGCCTTCAGATCACCTACTCTGTGGATGATCACACCAGAAACCTTTTTGTTTACCATAAAAATGGACTGGTAAACCTCtgaaactttctttctttttttttttttttttataggcagCTTGAGCACTAAATAGTATTTGCCTCTGTATTTCCTCCCTTTTAGGAGATCGTCAATTGGTTTAATGCCATTAGAGCCATTCGCCATGTGTACCTGAAAACAGCCTTTCCTACAGCTAGCGATGGAGATGTAAGTACATTTTGAATACTTAATTTTGACTTGTTAGAGAACCATGTGTCACCTAGCTTTTGAATATCTTAAAAACGTATAGTTTTCTCCCGCTGTAGTTGCGTCAGCCTTGCCACATAAAAAGGAAGTACTGCGAGTTTCCCCTTTTCCAAGTGATTTTACTTCCCGAAACCATTAACAGCTTAAAGCCTGTCTTCCCTTCCATTTCACTACATGAATGATCATCAAACAAACGCCCTACACCACAGTGTTAACAGGACACGGAAATGTGGTGTCGCTTTTTTGTGAGTCTCTGTGTGTCTTATATTCACTAGTTTTCTGGGCTAGTTCAGGAACAGATTGTTCTGTGAAACACTGAAAATCACTGTAGATGTAAATTTAATTTGGGTCAATGACATTTCTGCTACATGTTTATCTGAATCAGATCTGTAGAGTTAGCAGTACGAAATTGATATTAGGAAATGTAAACACAAATGATTGAAATTTACTCTAAATAAAACCAAACCTCTCTGAAACAGTTGTGAAAGGTGATCAAactttttacgtttttttttcttgtgcgaAGGGTTAATAACTGTAACTGTATATATCATCTTGATTATAAACTCTTTTAccaatgtgtttttctttttggcCTAAAGCTAATCCCGTGGATAACCAGAAGCTATTTAAAAGAGGGTTACATGGAGAAGACTGGCCCCCTGGTAAGAGTTTTCCCCCATAGATGGTTCCCTCTGTGTTGCTTCTTTGCATATTTTGAAAACTAGATTTTTTCAAATGTAGCAAGATGTTTGTATTTGCCCTTAAATTGCACAAGTATTTAAGGAAATCGAGCTATTCTTGTGAAACACTCCTTAAACACATCTTTAAACATTCACAATCAATAATGCACCATTACATGTTGAACCACTCTGTCcaatttctttatatatttccAACATCTCTATATAGTTCTGCATgtgcttttattatattataacatttctgTATTGTGTTTATTGTCCTGCTGTCTTATGCAGACAGAGTAGGATAGCTCATAGaaggaaaaaataattttctacaaCTTATGTTGAGCATGTGACAAATGATTTAAAGTATTTccgatttaaaaacaaatgacacTGGCTGTTTGTGTATGTTGAACAGCAGCGAGAGCCTTTCAAGAAAAGATGGTTTATTTTGGATTCCCTGGACAGGAAACTACTCTATTTTAAAACACAGCTGGTATGAATTGCTTTTTTCTGTTCCTACTGTGTTTTTAGTTCACAAAACTCTAACTTGAAACCTGTGAGTGTCGAATGAATTTGAAAGCATTTCTACTATGTGAAATTGTgaatcttctctcttttttttgtcctAAAGGATGCCATTGAGCTTGGGGTAGTTTTCATCGGCTCAGAGAACCATGGTTATTCCGTGAGAGAGTGTGTCCCTAAAGGGACGAGAGGAAACAAGTGGAAGTGTGGGGTAATTGTGGAGACGCCCGATCGGCAGTTCGTCTTCATGTGCGAGCAGGAGCGCGATCAGAGAGAGTGGGTGGAGGCCCTGAAAACTGTCATCTCCAGACCCATGATGCCGCAAGATTACACCAGTAAGAATATAACACTTTTAATCAGATGTGCTAATATTGCAAAACATAAAGGAGCTGTAACAAAAATAACACTCACTTCTTTTCAGCTGAAGCCAATATCCGTAGACGGAGGTGAAGACCATGAGTGGATGGGACAATAAGCTCAGACTCTGtcacttaatttatttaaaatgaacccTGACACGCTAGGTTAATCTAGGATTAAAACATTTGAGTCCTAGGGACTCAAAGAGAACCGTGGAAGAATGTGACttttgtttggggggggggggggcattgttTCCTAacaagcagtttaaaaaaactctATCTTGGTCCTTTTTGGGATGTGAAACCAATCTGAGAAGACTGCTGCAGGTCAGATGAAGACAGACTGACTGGCTGAACTCTCTGAGGAGCTCAAAGGTAATGACTGCGTCTGAAGATGGATAAGCTCTGGGCTCTCGCTGCAAGTAGAGATCTTGAAACAAGCCTTGACCAAGATGAGAATCGGTTCCTAGTGAGAGGTCAGTCAGATTCACATGCAGGAGCTGAGACACCAAATAGAAGCAGAAACAATCAGGAATTATGGCTGTGCAGAAATGGACACATGCAAGTGACATGAAGTGTGTGATGAAAATGCTGGTCGTAAAACACCTGGGGTTCATAAACTGACATTTGGCcagtttttattttggggtaatCATATGGGCGACTGAACAAAACTTGACTTGTTTTCATGTTCACAGTTCTTCAATTTTGTTTATAGTAAAATCTATTTTCAAACCATATAATACATCAATACtacatttgaaattgtatttttgttgCTAACACGGTGGATGCCATTCTCTTCACTGACTAATAACTTTAGCAATATGTTGATTTTGCTAGATTAccatttattgaaatatattattttatattttatattataataacatataacatataacatatatatataataaagtaataacaGTTTTACAGATAACACTGACCCAAGAGGCTGTCATTCTCAGCAAAGCACTGTGGACAGTTTGTAGCCTGGATCTTAAATCAGCGTTCAGCAGCGATGTTTTTCAGCAAAGACAAACTTTTACAAATGAAGCAGAAAAGTGATGTCATTTGAAGTGCAACCCCACAAATATATGGTTTAGGTAATCCTTTAGTTAATGTTTTTGAGTTAGGTaccttttgtattattattaaagaacaaTATCAGTTTACACACTCTTTTCCATAAGTGCATCTCCAGTCATCCACAAATATCCATGTGTATATCCACACacaataaacaacaaacaaaaaacattttttaaacaattcaggGGGTGGcaaggagaaaaaatatttattttttaaacttagttattgttattattattattattattattcagcaaaAGAATAAGTAGGCTACAAATAGGGTTACACACATTAGCCTGATCCAAAGCACATTATGTTATCTTATAAAAATCACACCATGAAAGGCTCTTGCATACAAATAGAATTTTTGGAATTTCTTAAAAAGTTCACATACACATCAAAGTCTTTCCTAAAAACAAAgagaaatttgttttttttttttctgaaaatctacatttatgaatgtaaacttataaattaaagcaataaattaataaatttgaaGTGAGAAGTGTCTTGGGTGGATTAGTGTAATGTGGGACACTGACTAATGTTGGACACCCACACTTCAGTGCGTTTATCTCTTCTTTTACAACATTAAAAGTGAACATGTTTTGGTGTTGAATTCAAGCAGGGGTGTCAAGTTATTGAAATCACTTGACTTTCTGGAAATTATGTCAGAGATGTGGCCAAGAAAATCAACAAACAGGAAGTACCTCTTGTAAAGTTCACTGAAATGACATTGACATAAATTTTAGACTAAATTAATGTTAAGGATATAAatctgttataaataaaacaatgttctaAATTGTTATCAAATTATATTTGACATGAATATAGACATCAGATTTTgcaataatattcttaaaatgtgttaagaatattttctatttaaagcaATCTTTGTCGTCCCACTTTAGAAAAGGATGTTTCAAAAGTGGGACAGCATGTTTTGACTAAAGTGGGACAGTTAAATATACTATGTTATTCAATTGataaaatgtgcattaagaaGGTTAAATGCCATTCATGTAATTTTGTCAGTTGTGGTGCTTATAATGCATCAGTATTATTTCTTTTAAGATCCAGATTCACAATTTAGCGACTAGAGGACAATGGCATCCTGGACCATAATGAGGCCATGACTGC from Carassius carassius chromosome 1, fCarCar2.1, whole genome shotgun sequence includes:
- the LOC132144199 gene encoding arf-GAP with dual PH domain-containing protein 2-like gives rise to the protein MANREKNKKTLLELAKLPENSCCADCGAADPDWASYTLGIFVCLNCSGTHRNLPSVSRIKSIRLDFWDDELVLFMKANGNRTAKNFYEKFVPVFYYQPQPDDCEVLREQWIRAKYERMEFTEEKTERPYTAGVYEGMLWKKGKDNGQFLERKFVLSVQDFTLKYYKEDESKGPKAVISVKGLNATFQSEKIGHAHGLQITYSVDDHTRNLFVYHKNGLEIVNWFNAIRAIRHVYLKTAFPTASDGDLIPWITRSYLKEGYMEKTGPLQREPFKKRWFILDSLDRKLLYFKTQLDAIELGVVFIGSENHGYSVRECVPKGTRGNKWKCGVIVETPDRQFVFMCEQERDQREWVEALKTVISRPMMPQDYTTEANIRRRR